TGAGGGGAATAAAAATCAACAAACCTCTCAAGAGGGGAATTAAAGCCAATTCCCCTTCAAAAAGGGGAATTAAACCGCCTCTTTTTGAGGCGGTTTTTTGTTATTATTAAAGATTGCTTGTTTCAACCATTATACAATCGATAAAAGAATAATCCACATCGTTTAAACTTTTTAAATACTGTTCGATCTCATCTGATTCCGCACCTGGCTGGAACCAAAACTTTTTATATCCCTCTTGATATGCTTCTTTAAGCACTTTTATCCCGACTTTAGGAGGAACAACAAAGACTATCAAATCTATCTCTTCTTTTGGTAATTCTTTAATTGAAGGATAAGTTTTTATACCTTCTATTTCATCGTAATTAGGATTAACAGGATATAGGTTGTATCCTTTGTTTTCTAAATTTTTTAATATCCTATAACCGTACTTTTCTTTGTTTTTTGTTGCTCCAACTAGAGAAATATTCCGAACTTCTTTTAAGTCTATCATATAAACATCTCCTTGTTAATGTTTAAGAACCCTTCTCCTTTTTTAATGCATCTTCCAATGTATGCCATGATAAAGTAAAACATTTTGTTCTCATAGGGAATTTTGAAATATCGGAAAAGATATCCATTCCATCTATTAATTCTTCATCGTATTCTTTTCCTTGAGACATTTTTATAACTTCACTAAAAATTCTTTCTGCTTGTTTAACGGTTTTTCCTTCTATATATTCGCACATCATCGCGGCAGATGCCTGACTTATAATACAACCATGTCCTTTGAACGAAGCTTCTTTTATTATATTATCTTCTACTTTAAGATAAATCGTTATTTCATCTCCACAAGAGAGGTTTTTACCTTCTGATTCTAAAGCGTCAGGAATCTCCTTTTTATATCTATCGTTTTTTGCATAATCTAAAATTATATCTGTGTAAAGATCTTCTAATCCTATTTTAACCACTCCCAAATCTTTTTTAATCCATCATACAAAATGTCTATGTCTTTTTCTTCGTTGTATATATAAAAACTGGCTCTGCACGTTGCTTTAACTCCAAGTTCGCTCATAAGAGGTTGTGCACAATGGTGCCCGCTTCTAATTGCTATCCCAGTTAAATCGTTCAACATATGGGCTACATCGTGTGGATGGATATTCTTTAAATTGAAAGATACAATTGATTGCTGGCTTTCATCTAAGGTCCCATATAACGTTAAAAAATCCAATCTTTTCAATCTTTCAATGGCGTAATTGGTTAACTCTTTTTCATGTTCTTGAATATTATCCATACCGATATTTTCTAGTATTTCAATCGCTTTGGCTAGACCTACAGCTCCATCAACGTTTGGTGTGCCTGCTTCAAATTTATAAGGTAGTATATTGAATGTAGTATTTTCAGTCGAAACCTTATCTATCATCTCTCCCCCAAACAAAAAAGGGTTAATTTCTTCTAGATACTCTTTTTTCCCATATAAAACACCTATTCCTGTCGGACCAAGCATCTTATGACCAGAAAATGCTAAAAAATCTATATCTATTTTCTTTACATCAAAAGGCATATGTGGAACAGTTTGTGCTCCATCGATAATGATTATAACTTCTTTCCTAATGTTTCTAATTGCTTCTACCAAATCTTGGACAGGTATCACTTGGCCTGTTGTGTTTGACAATCCTGTTATACTAACTACCTTAGTCTTTTCAGAGACATAATCTAAAAATTCAGAAAGGTTAAAAATACCGTTTTTACAGTTGTAGTAACGTACGTTTAAACCAAATATTTTACCTACCTGTTGCCATGGAACAAAGTTTGCGTGGTGTTCCATCGTGGTTATAAGTATCTCTTCATCAGGTCTTAGTATCTTTGATGTCGCAATCGAATACGCAAGAAGATTAATCGATTCGGTTGTTCCTTTAGTGAATATTATTTCATTGTTGTCGGCGTTTATAAACTTTGCAACTTTTTCTCTTGAGCTTTCATACATCTGAGTTGCCTCAGCGGCCAAGGTGTGAGTGGATCTGTGAACGTTTGCATGATGATTCAAACTGTAATCGTTAACCGCATCCATAACTTCTTTAGGCCTTAAAGTTGTGGCTGCATTGTCAAGATATATTAGATTATGTCCATTT
This genomic stretch from Petrotoga sp. 9PW.55.5.1 harbors:
- a CDS encoding CoA-binding protein, whose translation is MDLKEVRNISLVGATKNKEKYGYRILKNLENKGYNLYPVNPNYDEIEGIKTYPSIKELPKEEIDLIVFVVPPKVGIKVLKEAYQEGYKKFWFQPGAESDEIEQYLKSLNDVDYSFIDCIMVETSNL
- the sufU gene encoding Fe-S cluster assembly sulfur transfer protein SufU, which produces MVKIGLEDLYTDIILDYAKNDRYKKEIPDALESEGKNLSCGDEITIYLKVEDNIIKEASFKGHGCIISQASAAMMCEYIEGKTVKQAERIFSEVIKMSQGKEYDEELIDGMDIFSDISKFPMRTKCFTLSWHTLEDALKKEKGS
- a CDS encoding SufS family cysteine desulfurase, whose amino-acid sequence is MLSSKEYERLFPSLNRKINGHNLIYLDNAATTLRPKEVMDAVNDYSLNHHANVHRSTHTLAAEATQMYESSREKVAKFINADNNEIIFTKGTTESINLLAYSIATSKILRPDEEILITTMEHHANFVPWQQVGKIFGLNVRYYNCKNGIFNLSEFLDYVSEKTKVVSITGLSNTTGQVIPVQDLVEAIRNIRKEVIIIIDGAQTVPHMPFDVKKIDIDFLAFSGHKMLGPTGIGVLYGKKEYLEEINPFLFGGEMIDKVSTENTTFNILPYKFEAGTPNVDGAVGLAKAIEILENIGMDNIQEHEKELTNYAIERLKRLDFLTLYGTLDESQQSIVSFNLKNIHPHDVAHMLNDLTGIAIRSGHHCAQPLMSELGVKATCRASFYIYNEEKDIDILYDGLKKIWEWLK